A portion of the Luxibacter massiliensis genome contains these proteins:
- the glf gene encoding UDP-galactopyranose mutase, translating to MHQFDYLIVGAGLYGAVMAYELKKKGKKCLVIDRRSHIAGNIYCEDIEGIHVHKYGAHIFHTSNKKIWEYMNQFTEFNHYINSPIAIYKDELYNLPFNMNTFSKMWGIKTPQEARDMIDRQVAKTGITNPMNLEEQALSLGGRDVYEKLIKGYTEKQWGRDCKDLPAFIIKRLPFRFTYDNNYFNDRYQGIPIGGYTQIIERMLEGIEVRTEVDFFEFRKAFPDIAKNVIFTGMIDEYFGYRLGALEYRSVRFETEVLDLSNYQGNAVVNYTEREVPYTRIIEHKHFEFGQQEKTVISREYSTEWKVGMEPYYPVNDEKNNALFEKYKSLAAGEGNVVFGGRLGDYRYYDMDKVVEAALNKLEEL from the coding sequence ATGCATCAATTTGACTATTTAATTGTCGGTGCAGGACTGTACGGGGCCGTAATGGCATATGAACTGAAAAAGAAAGGGAAAAAATGTCTAGTAATAGACAGGCGCAGCCATATTGCAGGCAATATATATTGTGAGGATATTGAGGGAATCCATGTGCATAAGTATGGGGCGCATATTTTCCATACATCCAACAAAAAGATTTGGGAATATATGAACCAGTTTACGGAGTTTAATCACTATATCAATTCTCCGATTGCTATTTATAAAGATGAACTGTATAATCTTCCCTTTAATATGAATACTTTTAGTAAAATGTGGGGTATAAAGACACCCCAGGAAGCCAGGGATATGATTGACAGACAGGTTGCAAAGACAGGAATAACAAACCCCATGAACCTGGAAGAACAGGCGCTTTCCCTGGGAGGGCGCGACGTGTATGAGAAGCTGATTAAGGGGTATACAGAGAAGCAGTGGGGAAGAGACTGCAAAGACCTTCCAGCCTTTATCATTAAAAGGCTGCCTTTCCGTTTTACGTATGATAATAATTATTTTAATGACAGATATCAGGGCATTCCTATAGGCGGCTATACTCAGATTATTGAGAGGATGCTGGAAGGTATAGAAGTTAGGACGGAGGTAGATTTCTTTGAGTTCAGGAAGGCATTTCCGGACATTGCAAAGAACGTTATATTTACAGGTATGATTGACGAGTATTTTGGATATAGGTTGGGGGCATTGGAGTACCGCTCCGTCCGTTTTGAGACAGAGGTTTTGGACTTAAGCAACTACCAGGGGAATGCAGTAGTGAATTATACAGAGAGGGAAGTGCCGTATACGAGAATTATCGAGCATAAACATTTTGAATTTGGCCAACAGGAAAAGACAGTAATATCAAGGGAGTATTCCACCGAGTGGAAGGTAGGAATGGAACCCTATTACCCTGTAAATGACGAGAAGAATAATGCTTTGTTTGAAAAATATAAATCCCTGGCAGCAGGGGAGGGGAATGTGGTGTTTGGAGGCCGGCTGGGGGACTACAGATATTATGACATGGATAAGGTTGTAGAAGCTGCCCTCAATAAGCTGGAGGAGTTATAA
- a CDS encoding phosphatase PAP2 family protein — protein MDLRKRLSGLIRKYKHAWVFAYILVYMPWFVYLEKHVTTNYHVIHSVIDDKIPFIEYFIVPYLLWFVFIIATFLYFFFTDVEGFYKLAKLMFAGMTIFLIISTLIPNGLNLRPVYFERDNIFVDMVRALYKTDTPTNVLPSLHVFNSIGACIAIFHSEALKKHPIISWSAYILSGLIILATMFLKQHSVIDVMAAVLMAYILYQFVYESERKKVFKLAKQAAFWGK, from the coding sequence ATGGACTTAAGAAAGAGGTTATCAGGACTAATTAGAAAATACAAACATGCCTGGGTATTTGCATATATTCTGGTTTATATGCCGTGGTTTGTTTATTTGGAAAAACATGTCACCACGAATTATCATGTTATTCATTCAGTAATAGATGATAAGATACCTTTTATAGAATATTTTATTGTCCCATATTTATTATGGTTTGTTTTTATTATTGCTACGTTCTTGTATTTTTTCTTCACGGATGTAGAGGGGTTCTATAAGCTGGCAAAGCTAATGTTTGCTGGAATGACTATTTTTCTGATAATTTCTACCCTTATTCCCAACGGACTGAACCTAAGGCCCGTATATTTTGAAAGGGATAACATATTTGTTGACATGGTAAGGGCGCTCTATAAGACGGATACGCCGACCAATGTACTGCCAAGCCTGCATGTATTTAATTCTATTGGTGCCTGTATAGCGATTTTTCACAGTGAGGCTTTAAAAAAGCACCCTATAATTAGCTGGAGCGCGTATATACTGTCAGGTTTGATTATACTTGCCACGATGTTCTTGAAACAGCATTCAGTAATTGATGTCATGGCTGCGGTTTTAATGGCATATATACTTTATCAGTTTGTTTATGAGTCAGAGAGGAAAAAAGTATTTAAACTTGCAAAACAGGCAGCATTTTGGGGAAAATAA
- a CDS encoding 6-phosphofructokinase, whose protein sequence is MKGNVIVGQSGGPTAAINSSLAGVYRTAKDRGACKVYGMLHGIQGLLQERYIDLSEFITTELDAELLKRTPAAFLGSCRYKLPEIHEDGEVYKKIFSILDKLNIEAFIYIGGNDSMDTIKKLSDYAIVTGHHTRFVGCPKTIDNDLALTDHTPGFGSAAKYIGTSVKEIIRDSFCLEYSKGLVSVVEIMGRNAGWLTGAAALARGEDCSGPDLIYLPELPFDIEKFRDKVENLLTQKPSVVVAVSEGIRLPDGRYVCELGQSIDFVDAFGHKQLSGTANYLASYIAGEIGSKTRAIELSSLQRSASHCASRVDILEAYQVGGAAVKAADEGDSGKMVVIQRLSDDPYQSGTEVKDVHKIANDEKLVPREWVNEDGSYVTDEFINYVRPLIQGDVSPVMVDGIPRHLFRPF, encoded by the coding sequence ATGAAAGGAAACGTTATTGTTGGACAATCAGGAGGCCCTACAGCCGCAATCAACTCAAGCCTTGCAGGTGTATACCGCACCGCCAAGGACCGCGGGGCCTGCAAGGTCTATGGAATGCTGCACGGAATTCAGGGGCTCCTTCAGGAGCGCTATATCGATTTATCTGAATTTATAACAACCGAGTTAGATGCAGAACTATTAAAAAGAACACCAGCTGCGTTTCTCGGTTCCTGCCGTTATAAACTGCCGGAGATCCACGAAGACGGGGAGGTCTACAAGAAAATTTTCAGTATTCTGGATAAGCTGAATATTGAGGCTTTCATCTATATTGGCGGTAATGACTCCATGGATACTATCAAAAAGCTGTCTGATTATGCAATTGTAACCGGGCACCATACCCGCTTTGTAGGCTGTCCTAAAACAATTGACAATGACCTTGCCCTGACAGACCACACGCCGGGATTTGGAAGTGCTGCTAAATATATAGGCACATCTGTAAAAGAGATTATCCGCGACAGCTTCTGTCTGGAATATTCCAAGGGCCTTGTCTCAGTTGTAGAAATCATGGGAAGGAACGCCGGATGGCTTACCGGCGCAGCCGCTCTGGCGAGGGGCGAGGACTGTTCAGGCCCTGATTTAATCTACCTGCCTGAACTCCCCTTTGATATTGAAAAATTTCGCGACAAAGTAGAAAATCTGCTTACCCAGAAGCCTTCCGTAGTAGTTGCTGTATCCGAAGGTATCCGGCTTCCAGATGGACGTTATGTTTGTGAATTGGGGCAAAGTATAGATTTCGTCGATGCATTCGGCCATAAGCAGCTTTCCGGCACCGCCAACTACCTGGCAAGCTATATTGCCGGTGAAATCGGCAGTAAAACACGGGCCATAGAGCTTAGCAGCCTCCAGCGCTCTGCATCTCACTGTGCATCCCGGGTAGATATCCTCGAAGCATATCAGGTGGGCGGCGCCGCCGTCAAAGCTGCAGATGAGGGTGATTCAGGTAAAATGGTTGTAATTCAGCGGCTTTCCGATGATCCATACCAGAGCGGGACTGAAGTCAAGGATGTCCATAAGATTGCCAATGATGAAAAACTTGTCCCGAGAGAATGGGTAAATGAAGATGGTTCCTACGTGACTGATGAATTTATCAATTATGTACGCCCTCTAATTCAGGGCGATGTCTCCCCCGTTATGGTGGATGGGATTCCACGCCATCTGTTCAGGCCGTTTTAG
- a CDS encoding MarR family winged helix-turn-helix transcriptional regulator, with product MEEKVDNMLELGLITSLRICGRYLYFQAGEKTGQKRILTTLLRFGNMTQRELQRIMDIKSASLSEILAKIEAEGFIARMKSDEDKRQVELRLTEEGRKTAVRYKEEYACMAKELFEGLTDEEKEQLFTLLEKLVKKWADRGGMK from the coding sequence ATGGAAGAAAAAGTTGACAACATGTTGGAACTGGGGTTAATTACCAGCCTTAGAATTTGCGGCCGTTATTTATACTTTCAGGCGGGAGAAAAGACAGGGCAGAAAAGGATATTGACGACTCTGCTAAGGTTTGGGAACATGACGCAGAGAGAGCTTCAGAGAATTATGGATATAAAATCAGCTTCATTAAGCGAGATTTTGGCAAAAATCGAGGCAGAAGGTTTTATTGCCAGGATGAAAAGCGATGAGGATAAACGCCAGGTAGAATTGCGTCTGACAGAAGAAGGGAGAAAAACGGCAGTCAGATACAAAGAGGAATATGCCTGCATGGCGAAGGAGCTGTTTGAAGGCTTGACGGATGAAGAGAAAGAGCAGTTGTTTACTTTGCTTGAGAAACTGGTAAAAAAATGGGCTGACAGAGGAGGTATGAAATAG
- a CDS encoding ABC transporter ATP-binding protein, with amino-acid sequence MVKELTKCIREYKRTSILTPIFVSLEVVLECIIPFIIAQLVNQIKAGCEFMVIVRYGVLLILMAALSLLFGALAGSTCATASCGFARNVRKDMFYKIQTYSFKNIDKFSTSSLVTRLTTDVTNLQMAYMMIIRIAIRCPLMLIFSFTMAFIMGGKMAWIFVVMVPILGIGLAVIIKLVMPLFKKVFKKYDKLNNSIQENIKGMRVVKSYVREEYEKEKFEAAAEDIRMDFTKAERILAVNNPLMQFCIYSVMIFVLYFGSYTIITSRGVDLDVGQFSALLTYSFQILMSLMMISMVFVMITMASESSKRIVEVLKEESAIHNPENPIYEVKDGSVDFDNVNFKYSEKAEKMALADIDLHIKSGETIGIIGGTGSSKSSLIQLISRLYDATEGVVRVGGLDVKKYDLEALRNQVSVVLQKNILFSGTIKENLRWGNKEASDEELVEACKLAQADEFIMQFPAGYDTHIEQGGTNVSGGQKQRLCIARALLKKPKILILDDSTSAVDTKTDALIRKAFREYIPDTTKIIIAQRTSSVEDADRIIVMDKGTIDAIGTHEQLLRENDIYKEVYTSQNKAGDDNE; translated from the coding sequence ATGGTAAAAGAACTTACAAAATGTATCAGAGAATATAAAAGGACATCAATACTGACACCGATTTTTGTATCACTGGAGGTGGTCCTGGAGTGCATTATTCCTTTTATTATCGCACAGCTTGTAAATCAAATTAAGGCAGGGTGTGAATTTATGGTAATTGTCAGGTATGGAGTTCTGCTGATTTTAATGGCGGCGCTTTCCCTCTTGTTCGGGGCGTTGGCAGGATCTACGTGTGCTACGGCCTCTTGTGGGTTTGCACGAAATGTGAGAAAAGATATGTTTTATAAAATACAGACGTATTCCTTTAAGAATATTGATAAGTTTTCCACATCCTCCCTGGTGACAAGGCTTACCACAGATGTGACAAATCTTCAGATGGCATATATGATGATTATACGTATTGCTATCCGCTGTCCGCTTATGCTTATTTTCTCATTTACAATGGCGTTTATAATGGGAGGGAAAATGGCATGGATTTTTGTGGTTATGGTTCCCATACTGGGGATCGGGTTGGCCGTCATTATAAAATTAGTTATGCCGCTGTTTAAAAAGGTATTTAAAAAGTATGATAAGCTGAATAACTCCATCCAGGAAAATATCAAGGGAATGCGTGTTGTCAAATCCTATGTACGTGAAGAGTATGAAAAAGAAAAATTTGAGGCGGCTGCAGAGGATATACGTATGGATTTTACAAAGGCTGAGAGGATTCTGGCCGTCAACAACCCGCTTATGCAGTTTTGCATCTATTCAGTTATGATTTTTGTTTTGTATTTTGGGTCATATACAATCATTACATCCCGAGGCGTGGATTTGGATGTAGGGCAATTTTCGGCTCTTCTGACCTACAGCTTTCAGATTTTAATGAGCCTGATGATGATTTCCATGGTGTTTGTTATGATTACAATGGCCAGTGAGTCATCAAAGCGTATTGTGGAAGTATTAAAAGAGGAAAGCGCCATACATAATCCTGAGAATCCAATTTATGAAGTAAAGGATGGCTCTGTTGATTTTGACAATGTCAACTTTAAATATTCAGAAAAAGCGGAGAAGATGGCCCTGGCAGATATTGACCTGCATATTAAGTCTGGGGAAACGATTGGCATTATCGGTGGCACAGGTTCTTCCAAATCCTCCTTAATCCAACTGATTTCCAGGCTGTACGATGCCACAGAAGGCGTTGTCAGGGTTGGGGGGCTTGATGTAAAGAAGTATGATCTTGAGGCGCTGCGGAACCAGGTCTCTGTAGTGCTTCAGAAAAATATATTATTTTCAGGTACTATCAAGGAGAATCTGCGCTGGGGCAACAAAGAGGCTTCAGACGAGGAATTAGTAGAGGCATGTAAACTGGCCCAGGCAGACGAATTTATTATGCAATTTCCGGCAGGATATGACACACATATCGAGCAGGGCGGCACGAATGTGTCCGGCGGGCAGAAACAACGGCTCTGTATTGCCAGGGCACTTCTAAAAAAACCTAAGATTCTGATCCTGGATGATTCTACCAGTGCAGTGGATACAAAAACAGATGCATTAATCCGAAAGGCATTCCGGGAATATATACCGGATACAACAAAGATTATTATTGCACAGCGTACGTCATCGGTGGAAGATGCAGACAGGATTATTGTCATGGATAAAGGTACAATAGATGCAATTGGCACACATGAGCAGCTTTTGAGAGAGAATGATATCTATAAAGAAGTATATACTTCCCAAAATAAGGCAGGTGATGACAATGAATAA
- the trpS gene encoding tryptophan--tRNA ligase: MGKIMLTGDRPTGRLHVGHYVGSLKRRVELQNTGDYDDIFIMIADAQALTDNADNPEKVRQNIIEVALDYLACGLDPGKSTMFIQSQIPQLCELSFYYMNLVTVSRLQRNPTVKAEIQMRNFEASIPVGFFTYPISQAADITAFKATTVPVGEDQLPMLEQTKEIVRKFNSVYGETLVEPDILLPDNTACLRLPGTDGKAKMSKSLNNCIYLSEEPPEIKQKVFSMFTDPTHIRVEDPGKLEGNTVFTYLDAFCRQEYFGEFLPDYTNLDELKEHYQRGGLGDMKVKRFLNNVLQAELEPIRNRRKEYQKDIPYVYEILQKGSEKAKSVAEGTLRDVKEAMRINYFQDQELISAQAEKFRNSQG; this comes from the coding sequence ATGGGAAAGATCATGTTGACAGGAGACCGTCCTACCGGAAGGCTGCATGTGGGGCATTATGTAGGCTCTTTAAAAAGAAGGGTTGAGCTGCAGAATACAGGGGACTATGATGATATATTTATAATGATAGCAGATGCACAGGCATTGACGGATAATGCAGATAATCCTGAGAAGGTCAGGCAGAATATTATTGAGGTGGCCTTAGATTACCTGGCATGTGGCTTAGATCCCGGCAAGTCTACAATGTTTATCCAGTCACAGATTCCACAGCTCTGCGAATTATCGTTCTATTATATGAATTTGGTAACAGTTTCCAGATTACAGAGAAACCCTACCGTAAAAGCAGAGATCCAGATGAGGAATTTTGAGGCCAGCATACCGGTTGGGTTCTTTACTTATCCCATCAGCCAGGCGGCTGATATTACTGCGTTTAAAGCCACCACAGTACCGGTGGGGGAGGATCAGCTTCCGATGCTAGAGCAGACAAAGGAGATTGTGAGAAAGTTTAATTCAGTATATGGGGAGACCCTTGTAGAACCCGATATCCTTCTTCCAGATAATACCGCGTGCCTGCGGCTTCCAGGGACAGATGGGAAAGCTAAAATGAGTAAGTCCTTGAACAATTGTATTTACCTTTCCGAGGAGCCGCCTGAAATCAAGCAGAAGGTATTTAGTATGTTTACAGACCCTACCCATATACGGGTTGAGGATCCTGGAAAATTGGAAGGGAATACAGTTTTTACTTATTTAGATGCTTTCTGCAGACAGGAATACTTTGGGGAATTTCTTCCAGATTATACAAACCTGGATGAGCTCAAGGAGCATTACCAGAGAGGGGGCCTGGGCGATATGAAAGTAAAACGCTTCTTAAACAATGTGCTTCAGGCTGAACTGGAGCCTATCAGGAACAGGAGGAAAGAATATCAGAAAGACATTCCTTATGTATATGAGATTTTGCAAAAGGGGAGCGAGAAAGCAAAGAGTGTTGCTGAGGGAACTTTACGGGATGTAAAGGAAGCAATGAGGATAAATTATTTTCAGGATCAGGAATTGATTAGCGCCCAGGCAGAGAAGTTCAGGAATAGCCAGGGATAA
- a CDS encoding glycerophosphodiester phosphodiesterase family protein, translating to MYLLGIIAVMLVLLYLFMIMPRMSTHKRMKLFLGTKWAHRGLYNMKKGIPENSLAAFKNAVKKGVGIELDVHMTCDKKLIVFHDDTLKRVCGCEGNIEEMAYEDLKGCYLNHTSEKIPLLSDVLDYVNGRVPLLIEVKLPTKNTEICSYLEKELRRYNGPYLVQSFNCLVLRWLKMYCPQILRGQLSSNLTKSSNSPNYLLRFCVQHLLSNCWCRPDFISYKLRDSQNLSLRIVHRLYHAPVAAWTIRTAEEMAAAKKEYDMYIFEQKQ from the coding sequence ATGTATTTACTGGGAATTATAGCAGTAATGCTGGTGCTTTTATATTTATTTATGATTATGCCGCGTATGTCCACCCATAAACGTATGAAATTATTTTTGGGGACAAAGTGGGCGCACAGGGGACTTTATAATATGAAAAAAGGGATCCCGGAAAATTCTTTGGCCGCCTTTAAAAATGCAGTGAAGAAGGGGGTCGGGATAGAGCTTGACGTCCATATGACATGTGATAAAAAATTGATTGTATTCCACGACGATACACTAAAGAGAGTTTGTGGATGTGAAGGGAATATAGAGGAAATGGCATATGAGGACTTAAAAGGGTGTTACCTGAATCATACCTCTGAAAAGATCCCTCTTTTATCTGATGTACTAGATTATGTAAATGGACGGGTGCCACTGCTTATTGAGGTGAAACTGCCTACAAAAAATACAGAAATTTGCTCTTATCTGGAGAAAGAACTCAGAAGATATAACGGCCCCTATCTGGTACAGTCTTTCAACTGCCTTGTTTTAAGGTGGTTAAAAATGTATTGTCCGCAAATACTCAGAGGACAGCTGTCCTCAAACCTGACGAAAAGCAGTAATTCACCAAATTATTTATTGAGGTTCTGTGTCCAACATCTTTTAAGTAACTGTTGGTGCAGGCCTGATTTTATTTCTTATAAGCTTAGGGACAGCCAGAATTTGAGTTTGAGAATAGTACACAGGCTGTATCATGCTCCTGTGGCAGCCTGGACCATACGTACCGCGGAAGAGATGGCGGCGGCAAAGAAAGAATATGATATGTACATATTTGAGCAAAAACAGTGA
- a CDS encoding ABC transporter ATP-binding protein → MNNSRQNKMKKGTAGRLIKTLFEFYPVKMPVVIVCIIFSAAVSSIPAIFMQNVIAIVEESWRSGDWESVAGRVTFYVGILLIFYILSLIFAFTYTQMMAVITQGFLKKLRGKMFNGMQDLPVKYFDTHNHGDIMSYYTNDIDTLRQMVSQSIPQLLISAVTVLTIFFIMIYFSVWMALVVIVGVIFMLVVTKKVGGNSAKYFIRQQMAIGRTEGYVEEIMNGQKVVQVFCHERECEEAFDKINDALFEDAQNANKYANMLMPILGNIGNVLYVVVALAGGILMLAGAPNISLSGMAIGISIVVPFLNMTKQFCGNISQVSNQVNAVVMGLAGAERIFSLIDEKAEEDNGYVTLVNAKEANGELTECKERTGVWAWKHPHKSDGTVTYTRVTGDVRMYDVDFGYEENKTVLHNITLYAEPGQKIAFVGATGAGKTTITNLINRFYDIADGKIRYDGININKIKKADLRRSLGIVLQETNLFTGTVMSNIRYGKLDATEDECISAAKLAGAHDFITRLPDGYNTMLTENGANLSQGQRQLIAIARAAVADPPVMILDEATSSIDTRTEAIVQRGMDALMEGRTVFVIAHRLSTVRNSDVIMVLEQGRIIERGTHDMLLEEKGKYYQLYTGAFELE, encoded by the coding sequence ATGAATAACAGCAGACAGAATAAAATGAAAAAGGGGACTGCCGGACGTTTGATTAAGACACTGTTTGAGTTTTATCCGGTAAAAATGCCAGTCGTAATTGTCTGTATTATTTTCAGTGCCGCAGTGAGTTCTATTCCGGCAATTTTTATGCAAAATGTCATAGCTATTGTTGAGGAGAGCTGGAGAAGTGGGGACTGGGAATCAGTTGCAGGCAGGGTTACTTTTTATGTGGGAATACTATTAATTTTTTATATCCTGTCCCTGATCTTTGCATTTACCTATACCCAGATGATGGCTGTCATTACGCAGGGATTTTTAAAAAAGCTCAGAGGCAAAATGTTCAATGGAATGCAGGATTTGCCGGTAAAATATTTTGATACTCATAACCATGGTGATATTATGAGTTATTATACTAACGATATAGATACATTGCGGCAGATGGTATCTCAGAGTATCCCTCAGCTTTTGATATCCGCAGTAACTGTGCTGACTATATTTTTTATTATGATATATTTCAGTGTCTGGATGGCCTTAGTAGTTATAGTGGGCGTTATTTTTATGCTGGTGGTGACGAAAAAGGTGGGAGGTAATTCCGCTAAGTACTTCATCAGGCAGCAGATGGCTATTGGCAGGACAGAAGGGTATGTGGAAGAAATAATGAATGGACAGAAGGTTGTCCAGGTGTTTTGCCATGAAAGGGAATGTGAAGAGGCATTTGACAAGATTAATGATGCTCTGTTTGAAGATGCACAGAATGCGAATAAATATGCAAATATGCTCATGCCAATTCTAGGCAATATCGGGAATGTGCTCTATGTGGTTGTGGCATTGGCAGGGGGAATTCTGATGCTGGCAGGTGCGCCCAATATCAGTCTTTCAGGAATGGCAATTGGTATTAGTATAGTAGTGCCATTTTTGAATATGACAAAACAGTTTTGTGGGAATATCAGCCAAGTATCAAATCAGGTGAATGCGGTGGTAATGGGACTTGCAGGAGCAGAACGGATTTTTAGCCTGATTGATGAAAAAGCCGAAGAAGATAACGGATATGTCACACTGGTGAATGCCAAAGAGGCCAATGGGGAATTAACGGAGTGCAAGGAACGTACGGGGGTATGGGCTTGGAAGCATCCCCACAAGTCAGATGGGACAGTCACCTATACAAGGGTTACAGGAGATGTCAGGATGTATGATGTGGATTTCGGCTATGAGGAGAACAAAACAGTACTTCATAATATTACGCTATATGCAGAGCCGGGGCAGAAGATTGCCTTTGTTGGCGCCACAGGTGCAGGAAAGACGACAATTACGAATCTGATTAACCGTTTTTACGATATTGCAGATGGAAAAATACGCTACGATGGTATTAATATTAATAAAATTAAAAAGGCAGACCTCCGGCGTTCTCTGGGAATCGTCCTCCAGGAGACAAATCTTTTTACAGGAACTGTGATGAGCAATATCAGATATGGAAAACTGGATGCCACAGAGGATGAATGTATTTCCGCAGCTAAACTGGCTGGGGCCCATGATTTTATAACACGTCTTCCAGACGGATATAATACCATGCTCACAGAAAATGGAGCTAATCTCTCCCAGGGACAGCGGCAGCTAATCGCAATAGCCCGTGCTGCAGTTGCAGATCCTCCGGTTATGATTTTGGATGAGGCCACTTCTTCTATTGATACACGTACAGAAGCAATTGTCCAAAGGGGAATGGATGCGCTTATGGAAGGCAGGACTGTATTTGTAATCGCCCACCGGCTTTCCACAGTGCGTAATTCAGATGTGATTATGGTGCTGGAGCAAGGAAGAATTATTGAACGTGGGACACATGATATGCTGTTGGAAGAAAAAGGAAAGTATTATCAACTATATACAGGGGCATTTGAGTTAGAATAA
- a CDS encoding GtrA family protein produces MDNKKNTSLWQQIVRFAVVGGSAFVIDYGIMVLLTEAFGVNYLISSAVSFSVSVIFNYLLSVHWVFNVTDDRSQTQDFMVFIILSVIGLGINQFIMWVAVDKLHIFYMLSKIGATGVVMVYNFITRKVFLENGK; encoded by the coding sequence ATGGACAATAAGAAAAATACAAGCCTCTGGCAGCAAATTGTTAGGTTTGCTGTTGTTGGAGGAAGCGCATTTGTTATTGACTATGGCATTATGGTCCTGCTGACAGAGGCGTTTGGTGTTAATTACCTTATATCCAGCGCGGTATCATTTTCTGTATCTGTTATTTTTAATTATCTTTTGAGTGTTCATTGGGTATTCAATGTGACGGATGACAGAAGCCAAACACAAGATTTTATGGTATTCATTATACTCAGTGTTATTGGACTGGGCATAAATCAGTTTATAATGTGGGTGGCTGTGGACAAGCTGCATATATTTTATATGCTCTCCAAAATTGGAGCTACCGGTGTGGTCATGGTCTATAATTTTATCACGAGAAAAGTGTTTTTAGAGAACGGGAAATAA